A window of the Lysinibacillus irui genome harbors these coding sequences:
- the trpE gene encoding anthranilate synthase component I has product MTVEVRKYAMKVLQGDMMTPISVYQSLTGQHKMLFESSAKHEESGRYSFIALNPVAELKGNKEEFYFSKGQENDKSKGNVLDKLKKVIPFHEESYPFAFFGGAIGYFGYETAFYTEKIGEYLQDELVMPDVHVFFYDTFIVFDHLTQEITLASIDLFQEGRSLAEMENAIATMEQQLCAGTTFEALQVDELLFKPMLSKKQFVSLVDRAKQHILRGDIFQIVLSQRFSAPFTGSPFSLYRQLRTSNPSPYMFYMDFGSYIILGTSPESLVKVKNRMVTTNPIAGTKPRGETTVQDKVIAKALLEDEKEIAEHRMLVDLGRNDLGRIAKVGTVKLMKYMTIERYKYVMHIVSEVTAELRDDLHILDVLRASLPAGTVSGAPKIRAMQLINELESIKRGVYAGAVGYISTTGDMDLALAIRTMIIKDQQAHVQAGAGIVYDSDPLSEYEETLNKARALLEVRK; this is encoded by the coding sequence ATGACAGTTGAGGTTAGAAAGTACGCCATGAAAGTTTTACAGGGGGATATGATGACCCCTATCTCTGTGTATCAATCACTTACAGGGCAGCATAAAATGTTGTTCGAATCATCAGCTAAGCATGAGGAAAGTGGAAGATATTCTTTTATCGCCCTTAATCCAGTAGCTGAATTAAAAGGAAACAAGGAAGAATTCTACTTTTCCAAAGGACAAGAAAATGACAAATCAAAGGGGAATGTACTCGATAAATTAAAGAAAGTCATACCCTTCCATGAAGAAAGCTATCCCTTTGCCTTTTTTGGTGGAGCCATCGGTTATTTTGGCTATGAAACAGCTTTTTATACGGAAAAAATCGGAGAATATTTACAGGATGAATTAGTGATGCCAGATGTCCATGTATTTTTCTATGATACATTCATTGTCTTTGATCATCTAACACAGGAAATTACGTTAGCTTCAATTGATCTATTTCAGGAGGGACGTTCATTAGCAGAAATGGAGAACGCTATTGCAACGATGGAGCAACAACTTTGTGCAGGTACGACCTTTGAGGCATTGCAGGTGGATGAACTACTTTTTAAGCCAATGCTTTCAAAGAAGCAATTTGTCTCTTTGGTGGATCGAGCTAAGCAGCATATTTTAAGAGGCGATATTTTCCAAATTGTGCTATCACAACGCTTTTCAGCACCATTTACAGGCTCCCCATTCTCACTTTATCGTCAATTACGTACATCTAATCCATCACCGTATATGTTTTACATGGATTTTGGTTCCTATATTATTTTAGGAACTTCCCCTGAAAGTCTTGTGAAAGTTAAAAATCGTATGGTTACAACGAACCCAATAGCAGGTACAAAGCCTCGCGGTGAGACAACAGTACAGGACAAAGTAATTGCAAAAGCTTTGTTAGAGGACGAAAAGGAAATAGCAGAGCACCGAATGCTAGTGGATCTAGGGCGCAATGATCTAGGGCGTATTGCCAAAGTTGGTACCGTAAAGCTTATGAAATACATGACTATCGAACGCTATAAATATGTCATGCATATTGTTTCAGAGGTAACGGCGGAACTACGAGATGACCTCCACATTCTAGATGTTTTACGAGCATCTCTACCTGCTGGGACGGTGTCAGGGGCACCTAAAATTCGTGCCATGCAGCTGATAAATGAATTAGAATCGATTAAGCGTGGTGTCTATGCGGGAGCGGTAGGCTATATTTCAACTACAGGGGATATGGATTTGGCACTTGCTATTCGTACAATGATTATTAAAGATCAACAAGCACATGTACAGGCAGGGGCTGGAATTGTCTATGATTCAGATCCATTGTCGGAATACGAGGAAACACTTAATAAAGCTCGTGCGCTATTGGAGGTAAGAAAATGA
- a CDS encoding anthranilate synthase component II produces the protein MILLIDNYDSFTYNLFQQISMLGKSVTVVRNDAITIEEIQEMSPEAIILSPGPGTPAEAGITVNVIKELHGKFPILGICLGHQSIGQAFGANIVQAKNIMHGKLSPLQYKNTGLFAQLNGDIEVMRYHSLIIEAQTLHKDFNIIATAGDDGEIMAIQHKKYPLYGLQFHPESIGTKEGSIMMKAFLENIA, from the coding sequence ATGATTTTATTAATTGATAATTATGATTCCTTTACCTACAATCTATTTCAACAAATCAGTATGCTTGGTAAAAGTGTCACAGTCGTTCGAAATGATGCTATTACAATAGAAGAAATTCAAGAAATGTCACCCGAAGCTATTATTTTATCCCCAGGACCAGGAACGCCGGCTGAAGCGGGTATTACTGTGAATGTGATTAAGGAGCTACATGGAAAATTCCCTATTTTAGGTATTTGCCTTGGCCATCAATCGATCGGGCAGGCTTTCGGGGCAAATATTGTGCAAGCCAAAAACATTATGCATGGAAAGCTGTCACCGCTTCAGTATAAGAATACGGGCTTATTTGCACAACTAAATGGAGACATTGAGGTTATGCGTTATCATTCCCTAATTATTGAAGCACAGACATTGCACAAAGATTTCAACATTATTGCTACAGCAGGTGATGATGGGGAAATTATGGCGATTCAACATAAAAAATACCCTCTTTATGGACTGCAGTTTCACCCAGAATCCATTGGCACAAAAGAAGGCAGTATCATGATGAAAGCCTTTTTAGAAAATATAGCGTAA